The following proteins are co-located in the Pelecanus crispus isolate bPelCri1 chromosome 5, bPelCri1.pri, whole genome shotgun sequence genome:
- the SUCO gene encoding SUN domain-containing ossification factor isoform X3 has product MREPPRRLLALGSCLFLCAVLWLPIWHVFCKDSLSGAVQYASGDACALANGDENVQEKGEEAGPRLESEHADSSTQSYSTEELLDDLTKSDQTIGMSEASQPEVETPPSVDLNEASSSIVASTENISSSPTSEIPPVSQPDAIENSRADIPVVSSSEAEQSEPDCDIGGTLEADPQSEPSSFVSPPESLAGQHIENISSSHGKGKKTKSEFESKVSAAEKGADEQKSALNASENLKREPFPLQKDYKKTGEIDPTSVITPKDPGDIPTFDEWKKKVMEVEKEKSQSMHPSAVGGQHSTKKVQKNRNNYASVECGAKILAANPEAKSTSAILMENMDLYMLNPCSTKIWFVIELCEPVQVKQLDIANHELFSSTPKDFLVSISDRYPTNKWIKLGTFHARDERNVQSFPLDEQMYAKYVKVELISHFGSEHFCPLSLIRVFGTSMVEEYEEIADSQYQSERPELFDEDYDYLLDYNTGEEKSPKNLLGSATNAILSMVNIAANMLGAKTEESSEAEAGNQSVSENVTATPATSTAAPRLPEPTPVPSPELVTTDIPQIDKEQLIVDLTKESPIVQLVQEYEEDTSQSTVTLLPSDDQEEEPSAWFELETEKYCYDMATACCISTFSEYLFKWCSVAVAMHRQRSKTEGNQGHHYSADVQQPQVVLAESIHTSIDEPQPEQLDSKVERPSGSTVAVDFSSMVHEEISNETTDSIELEPSHPQTVSQSLLLEVTSEVKPLPTTHVALEPAKEDAGQVAPRVTPRVDIAEISAEIDKAESSVTEENPVASETSVASTSPEVKEMSTRVSTREAIATPVISKPTETVLQPEYTVGMLAGDVGEGKEGTPEVQKPVLPPVESSVSAETKEDDQATEEALMAIPVSGGPQRTATDFYAELQNSTDLGYANGNLVHGSNQKESVFMRLNNRIKALEVNMSLSSRYLEELSQRYRKQMEEMQKAFNKTIIKLQNTSRIAEEQDQRQTEAIQLLQAQLTNMTQLVSNLSTTVAELKREVSDRQTYLVISLVLCVILGLVLCVQRCRSTSQFCEDYLSKIPKSNHYPSPKRCFSSYDDMNLKRRTSLPLVRSQSFQLAGKEVDPEDLYIVEPLKFSPEKKKKRCKYKSEKIETIKPTTEPLHPIANGEIKGRKPFTNQRDFSNIGEVYHSSYKGPPSEGSSETSSQSEESYFCGISACTSLCNGQTQKTKTEKRAIKRRRSKVSDQGKLIKTLIQTKSGSMPSLHDIIKGNKDITVGTLGVTAVSGHI; this is encoded by the exons gCTTCCTATTTGGCATGTCTTTTGTAAAGACAGTCTTTCAGGAGCAGTGCAATACGCTTCAGGTGACGCTTGTGCCCTGGCAAATGGTGATGAAAATGTCCAGGAAAAG GGGGAAGAGGCTGGTCCCAGACTGGAGTCTGAGCATGCAGACTCAAGTACGCAGAGTTACTCTACAGAAGAGCTACTTGATGACTTGACAAAATCTGACCAG ACTATAGGAATGAGTGAAGCAAGTCAGCCTGAAGTTGAGACTCCACCTTCAGTAGATTTAAATGAAGCTTCGTCTAGCATAGTTGCaagcactgaaaacatttccagttCACCTACCTCAGAGATACCTCCAGTCTCGCAGCCCGa tgCAATAGAAAATTCCCGTGCTGATATCCCTGTAGTCAGCTCTAGTGAAGCTGAGCAGTCAGAACCTGACTGTGATATTGGTGGGACACTTGAGGCTGACCCTCAGAGTGAGCCTTCCTCTTTTGTCAGTCCACCTGAGAG CCTTGCAGGTCAACATATAGAGAACATATCATCTTCACATGGCAagggaaagaagacaaaatcTGAGTTTGAGTCGAAAgtttcagcagctgaaaaggGCGCAGATGAGCAAAAATCTGCTCTGAATGCTTCTGAGAACTTAAAAAGGGAG ccctttcctttgcagaaagactataagaaaacaggagaaattgACCCTACGTCAGTGATAACTCCAAAGGACCCTGGAGACATTCCAACATTTGATgaatggaagaagaaagtcatggaagtggagaaggaaaaga GTCAGTCAATGCACCCTTCTGCTGTTGGTGGGCAGCATTCCACAAAAAAGGtccagaaaaatagaaataattatgCTTCTGTAGAGTGTGGTGCCAAAATTCTGGCAGCGAATCCAGAGGCAAAG AGCACTTCAGCTATTTTGATGGAAAACATGGACCTTTATATGCTAAATCCTTGCAGTACTAAAATCTG GTTTGTTATTGAGCTCTGTGAACCAGTCCAAGTAAAGCAGCTTGACATTGCAAATCATGAATTATTCTCTTCCACTCCTAAAGACTTTCTGGTGTCTATTAGTGACAG GTATCCCACAAACAAATGGATTAAATTAGGTACTTTCCATGCCAGAGATGAGAGAAATGTCCAAAGCTTTCCTCTGGATGAACAGATGTATGCAAAATATGTTAAG gtgGAGTTGATATCACACTTTGGATCGGAACATTTTTGTCCTTTAAGTCTTATAAG GGTGTTTGGTACTAGCATGGTTGAAGAGTATGAAGAAATAGCTGATTCTCAGTATCAGTCTGAACGACCAGAACTCTTTGATGAAGATTATG ATTATCTATTGGATTACAatacaggggaagaaaaatctcCAAAAAATCTCCTTGGTTCTGCTACAA ATGCTATCCTAAGTATGGTGAATATTGCTGCTAATATGCTTGGAGCCAAAACTGAAGAGTCGTCTGAAGctgaag CAGGGAACCAAAGTGTGTCTGAAAATGTCACTGCCACCCCTGCAACTTCAACAGCTGCACCAAGACTGCCTGAACCAACTCCTGTTCCTTCACCAGA ACTTGTTACTACAGATATTCCACAGATAGATAAAGAGCAATTAATTGTGGATTTGACAAAAGAAAGTCCTATTGTTCAGCTAGTACAAGAGTATGAAGAAGATACAAGCCAGTCAACAGTAACCTTGCTTCCCAGTGATGATCAGGAAGAAGAACCATCAGCATGGTTTGAACTTGAGACAGAAAAGTACTGCTATGACATGGCAACAGCATGTTGTATTTCAACCTTTTCGGAATATCTGTTTAAATGGTGTTCAGTTGCAGTAGCCATGCATCGGCAGCGTAGTAAAACTGAAGGTAACCAAGGGCACCATTACTCTGCTGATGTTCAGCAGCCACAGGTGGTTCTGGCTGAATCTATACATACATCAATAGATGAGCCTCAGCCTGAGCAGTTAGATAGCAAAGTTGAGAGACCATCTGGATCTACTGTTGCAGTTGACTTCAGCAGTATGGTCCATGAGGAGATCAGTAATGAGACCACAGATTCAATTGAACTGGAACCAAGTCATCCTCAAACTGTCTCTCAATCCCTCCTCTTAGAAGTTACTTCTGAAGTTAAGCCATTGCCAACAACACATGTGGCATTGGAGCCTGCAAAAGAAGATGCAGGCCAGGTGGCGCCAAGGGTGACTCCCCGGGTGGATATAGCTGAGATCAGTGCAGAAATAGACAAGGCTGAGAGCTCTGTTACAGAAGAAAACCCTGTAGCTTCTGAGACCAGTGTGGCCAGTACCTCTCCTGAGGTGAAGGAGATGAGCACAAGAGTGAGCACAAGAGAGGCTATTGCTACTCCAGTGATTTCAAAGCCTACAGAGACTGTTCTCCAACCTGAATATACAGTGGGCATGTTAGCTGGTGATGtcggggaaggaaaggaaggcacTCCAGAAGTGCAGAAACCTGTTTTGCCTCCTGTTGAGTCTTCTGTATCTGCTGAAACAAAGGAGGATGATCAGGCAACTGAAGAAGCTTTAATGGCGATTCCGGTCTCCGGGGGACCGCAGAGAACAGCTACAGACTTCTATGCTGAATTGCAGAATTCAACAGATCTAGGCTATGCTAATGGAAATCTCGTTCATGGATCTAATCAAAAGGAGTCCGTCTTCATGCGCCTTAATAATCGCATAAAAGCCCTAGAAGTAAACATGTCTCTCAGCAGCCGTTATTTAGAAGAACTTAGTCAGAG GTACCgaaagcaaatggaagaaatgcagaaggctttcaataaaacaataataaaacttCAGAACACCTCAAGAATAGCAGAAGAGCAG GATCAGCGACAAACAGAAGCAATCCAGCTGTTACAAGCACAGCTCACCAACATGACGCAGCTAGTTTCCAATCTGTCAACAACCGTGGCAGAATTAAAACGTGAG GTTTCTGATCGGCAGACTTACCTTGTGATTTCCCTGGTTCTCTGTGTCATTCTGGGCCTGGTGCTTTGTGTGCAGCGGTGCAGAAGCACTTCTCAGTTCTGTGAAGATTACCTCTCAAAAATTCCCAAAAGTAATCACTACCCTAGCCCCAAAAG ATGTTTTTCCTCCTATGATGATAtgaatttgaaaagaagaaCTTCTCTTCCACTGGTCAGATCACAGTCTTTTCAGCTAGCTGGTAAAGAAG TGGATCCAGAGGACCTGTACATTGTAGAACCCCTGAAATTTTCCCCAGAGAAGAAG AAAAAGCGTTGTAaatacaaaagtgaaaaaatagaGACTATTAAGCCAACAACAGAGCCTCTGCATCCAATAGCCAATGGGGAAATTAAAGGAAGGAAGCCGTTTACGAACCAGAGGGACTTCTCTAACATCGGGGAAGTTTATCACTCATCGTATAAGGGTCCTCCATCCGAAGGAAGCTCCGAAACATCATCACAGTCTGAGGAGTCCTATTTTTGTGGCATTTCAGCGTGTACGAGTCTGTGCAATGGACAGACCCAAAAGACAAAAACTGAGAAGAGGGCTATAAAACGAAGACGGTCTAAAGTTTCAGACCAAGGGAAGCTCATAAAAACTCTAATACAGACTAAGTCAGGGTCAATGCCAAGCCTGCATGACATAatcaaaggaaacaaagatatAACGGTGGGAACACTTGGTGTCACGGCAGTTTCTGGACACATCTAA
- the SUCO gene encoding SUN domain-containing ossification factor isoform X1: MREPPRRLLALGSCLFLCAVLWLPIWHVFCKDSLSGAVQYASGDACALANGDENVQEKGEEAGPRLESEHADSSTQSYSTEELLDDLTKSDQTIGMSEASQPEVETPPSVDLNEASSSIVASTENISSSPTSEIPPVSQPDAIENSRADIPVVSSSEAEQSEPDCDIGGTLEADPQSEPSSFVSPPESLAGQHIENISSSHGKGKKTKSEFESKVSAAEKGADEQKSALNASENLKREPFPLQKDYKKTGEIDPTSVITPKDPGDIPTFDEWKKKVMEVEKEKSQSMHPSAVGGQHSTKKVQKNRNNYASVECGAKILAANPEAKSTSAILMENMDLYMLNPCSTKIWFVIELCEPVQVKQLDIANHELFSSTPKDFLVSISDRYPTNKWIKLGTFHARDERNVQSFPLDEQMYAKYVKMFIKYIKVELISHFGSEHFCPLSLIRVFGTSMVEEYEEIADSQYQSERPELFDEDYDYLLDYNTGEEKSPKNLLGSATNAILSMVNIAANMLGAKTEESSEAEAGNQSVSENVTATPATSTAAPRLPEPTPVPSPELVTTDIPQIDKEQLIVDLTKESPIVQLVQEYEEDTSQSTVTLLPSDDQEEEPSAWFELETEKYCYDMATACCISTFSEYLFKWCSVAVAMHRQRSKTEGNQGHHYSADVQQPQVVLAESIHTSIDEPQPEQLDSKVERPSGSTVAVDFSSMVHEEISNETTDSIELEPSHPQTVSQSLLLEVTSEVKPLPTTHVALEPAKEDAGQVAPRVTPRVDIAEISAEIDKAESSVTEENPVASETSVASTSPEVKEMSTRVSTREAIATPVISKPTETVLQPEYTVGMLAGDVGEGKEGTPEVQKPVLPPVESSVSAETKEDDQATEEALMAIPVSGGPQRTATDFYAELQNSTDLGYANGNLVHGSNQKESVFMRLNNRIKALEVNMSLSSRYLEELSQRYRKQMEEMQKAFNKTIIKLQNTSRIAEEQDQRQTEAIQLLQAQLTNMTQLVSNLSTTVAELKREVSDRQTYLVISLVLCVILGLVLCVQRCRSTSQFCEDYLSKIPKSNHYPSPKRCFSSYDDMNLKRRTSLPLVRSQSFQLAGKEVDPEDLYIVEPLKFSPEKKKKRCKYKSEKIETIKPTTEPLHPIANGEIKGRKPFTNQRDFSNIGEVYHSSYKGPPSEGSSETSSQSEESYFCGISACTSLCNGQTQKTKTEKRAIKRRRSKVSDQGKLIKTLIQTKSGSMPSLHDIIKGNKDITVGTLGVTAVSGHI, encoded by the exons gCTTCCTATTTGGCATGTCTTTTGTAAAGACAGTCTTTCAGGAGCAGTGCAATACGCTTCAGGTGACGCTTGTGCCCTGGCAAATGGTGATGAAAATGTCCAGGAAAAG GGGGAAGAGGCTGGTCCCAGACTGGAGTCTGAGCATGCAGACTCAAGTACGCAGAGTTACTCTACAGAAGAGCTACTTGATGACTTGACAAAATCTGACCAG ACTATAGGAATGAGTGAAGCAAGTCAGCCTGAAGTTGAGACTCCACCTTCAGTAGATTTAAATGAAGCTTCGTCTAGCATAGTTGCaagcactgaaaacatttccagttCACCTACCTCAGAGATACCTCCAGTCTCGCAGCCCGa tgCAATAGAAAATTCCCGTGCTGATATCCCTGTAGTCAGCTCTAGTGAAGCTGAGCAGTCAGAACCTGACTGTGATATTGGTGGGACACTTGAGGCTGACCCTCAGAGTGAGCCTTCCTCTTTTGTCAGTCCACCTGAGAG CCTTGCAGGTCAACATATAGAGAACATATCATCTTCACATGGCAagggaaagaagacaaaatcTGAGTTTGAGTCGAAAgtttcagcagctgaaaaggGCGCAGATGAGCAAAAATCTGCTCTGAATGCTTCTGAGAACTTAAAAAGGGAG ccctttcctttgcagaaagactataagaaaacaggagaaattgACCCTACGTCAGTGATAACTCCAAAGGACCCTGGAGACATTCCAACATTTGATgaatggaagaagaaagtcatggaagtggagaaggaaaaga GTCAGTCAATGCACCCTTCTGCTGTTGGTGGGCAGCATTCCACAAAAAAGGtccagaaaaatagaaataattatgCTTCTGTAGAGTGTGGTGCCAAAATTCTGGCAGCGAATCCAGAGGCAAAG AGCACTTCAGCTATTTTGATGGAAAACATGGACCTTTATATGCTAAATCCTTGCAGTACTAAAATCTG GTTTGTTATTGAGCTCTGTGAACCAGTCCAAGTAAAGCAGCTTGACATTGCAAATCATGAATTATTCTCTTCCACTCCTAAAGACTTTCTGGTGTCTATTAGTGACAG GTATCCCACAAACAAATGGATTAAATTAGGTACTTTCCATGCCAGAGATGAGAGAAATGTCCAAAGCTTTCCTCTGGATGAACAGATGTATGCAAAATATGTTAAG ATGTTCATCAAGTACATAAAG gtgGAGTTGATATCACACTTTGGATCGGAACATTTTTGTCCTTTAAGTCTTATAAG GGTGTTTGGTACTAGCATGGTTGAAGAGTATGAAGAAATAGCTGATTCTCAGTATCAGTCTGAACGACCAGAACTCTTTGATGAAGATTATG ATTATCTATTGGATTACAatacaggggaagaaaaatctcCAAAAAATCTCCTTGGTTCTGCTACAA ATGCTATCCTAAGTATGGTGAATATTGCTGCTAATATGCTTGGAGCCAAAACTGAAGAGTCGTCTGAAGctgaag CAGGGAACCAAAGTGTGTCTGAAAATGTCACTGCCACCCCTGCAACTTCAACAGCTGCACCAAGACTGCCTGAACCAACTCCTGTTCCTTCACCAGA ACTTGTTACTACAGATATTCCACAGATAGATAAAGAGCAATTAATTGTGGATTTGACAAAAGAAAGTCCTATTGTTCAGCTAGTACAAGAGTATGAAGAAGATACAAGCCAGTCAACAGTAACCTTGCTTCCCAGTGATGATCAGGAAGAAGAACCATCAGCATGGTTTGAACTTGAGACAGAAAAGTACTGCTATGACATGGCAACAGCATGTTGTATTTCAACCTTTTCGGAATATCTGTTTAAATGGTGTTCAGTTGCAGTAGCCATGCATCGGCAGCGTAGTAAAACTGAAGGTAACCAAGGGCACCATTACTCTGCTGATGTTCAGCAGCCACAGGTGGTTCTGGCTGAATCTATACATACATCAATAGATGAGCCTCAGCCTGAGCAGTTAGATAGCAAAGTTGAGAGACCATCTGGATCTACTGTTGCAGTTGACTTCAGCAGTATGGTCCATGAGGAGATCAGTAATGAGACCACAGATTCAATTGAACTGGAACCAAGTCATCCTCAAACTGTCTCTCAATCCCTCCTCTTAGAAGTTACTTCTGAAGTTAAGCCATTGCCAACAACACATGTGGCATTGGAGCCTGCAAAAGAAGATGCAGGCCAGGTGGCGCCAAGGGTGACTCCCCGGGTGGATATAGCTGAGATCAGTGCAGAAATAGACAAGGCTGAGAGCTCTGTTACAGAAGAAAACCCTGTAGCTTCTGAGACCAGTGTGGCCAGTACCTCTCCTGAGGTGAAGGAGATGAGCACAAGAGTGAGCACAAGAGAGGCTATTGCTACTCCAGTGATTTCAAAGCCTACAGAGACTGTTCTCCAACCTGAATATACAGTGGGCATGTTAGCTGGTGATGtcggggaaggaaaggaaggcacTCCAGAAGTGCAGAAACCTGTTTTGCCTCCTGTTGAGTCTTCTGTATCTGCTGAAACAAAGGAGGATGATCAGGCAACTGAAGAAGCTTTAATGGCGATTCCGGTCTCCGGGGGACCGCAGAGAACAGCTACAGACTTCTATGCTGAATTGCAGAATTCAACAGATCTAGGCTATGCTAATGGAAATCTCGTTCATGGATCTAATCAAAAGGAGTCCGTCTTCATGCGCCTTAATAATCGCATAAAAGCCCTAGAAGTAAACATGTCTCTCAGCAGCCGTTATTTAGAAGAACTTAGTCAGAG GTACCgaaagcaaatggaagaaatgcagaaggctttcaataaaacaataataaaacttCAGAACACCTCAAGAATAGCAGAAGAGCAG GATCAGCGACAAACAGAAGCAATCCAGCTGTTACAAGCACAGCTCACCAACATGACGCAGCTAGTTTCCAATCTGTCAACAACCGTGGCAGAATTAAAACGTGAG GTTTCTGATCGGCAGACTTACCTTGTGATTTCCCTGGTTCTCTGTGTCATTCTGGGCCTGGTGCTTTGTGTGCAGCGGTGCAGAAGCACTTCTCAGTTCTGTGAAGATTACCTCTCAAAAATTCCCAAAAGTAATCACTACCCTAGCCCCAAAAG ATGTTTTTCCTCCTATGATGATAtgaatttgaaaagaagaaCTTCTCTTCCACTGGTCAGATCACAGTCTTTTCAGCTAGCTGGTAAAGAAG TGGATCCAGAGGACCTGTACATTGTAGAACCCCTGAAATTTTCCCCAGAGAAGAAG AAAAAGCGTTGTAaatacaaaagtgaaaaaatagaGACTATTAAGCCAACAACAGAGCCTCTGCATCCAATAGCCAATGGGGAAATTAAAGGAAGGAAGCCGTTTACGAACCAGAGGGACTTCTCTAACATCGGGGAAGTTTATCACTCATCGTATAAGGGTCCTCCATCCGAAGGAAGCTCCGAAACATCATCACAGTCTGAGGAGTCCTATTTTTGTGGCATTTCAGCGTGTACGAGTCTGTGCAATGGACAGACCCAAAAGACAAAAACTGAGAAGAGGGCTATAAAACGAAGACGGTCTAAAGTTTCAGACCAAGGGAAGCTCATAAAAACTCTAATACAGACTAAGTCAGGGTCAATGCCAAGCCTGCATGACATAatcaaaggaaacaaagatatAACGGTGGGAACACTTGGTGTCACGGCAGTTTCTGGACACATCTAA